TCCGTAGCCGAGCAAGAAGACCCCCCCGAGGACGTCGCCGGTGACGAACAGGTAGGCAACGGCCGGCCCCCACACCAGCCAGACGCCGACGATCGGCAGGATCGAGACGACGATCATGACGACGGTCCAGAACGCCACGTTCGAGACGCCGACGACGTAGAGGCCGATGCCGCCGAGGATCCCCTCGACGATCGCGACGAGCAGGTGACTCTGGATCACGGCCCAGGTGACGACCGACATCTCGTCGAACAGTTCGTCGACGACGCTGTCCTCGAGTGGGGTCACCCCGCGGACCCACCCGAGAAAGCGCTCCCCATCGACGAGGAAGTAGTACAGCAGGAAGACGAGCACCATCAGCCCGAAGCTCATGTGGATCGTCCGGTTGACGAGCCCGAGGGCCTCGCTCAGGACGGTCTCGAGCGACGCGTAGAGGAACGCCTCGAACTCTTCGGCGACCATCAGTTCGAGCTCGTCGACCTGTTCGGGGTCGAGGCCGAAGTCGTCGACCAGCACGTTCCTGACCGTCTCGATCGCCTCGGTGACGTCTGACTCCTCGAGGTCGTTCAAGAACGACAGCACCGTCTGGAGGATGACGAACGAGAAGACGAGCAGCGGGACGACGGCGGCGACGAACGCGAACGCGGTGAGGACGATCGCCGACGGACGGGGACCGATCCGGGGCGCCAGTCGACCGTGGAGGGGCGTGAGGAGAAACGCGAGCAGCCCGGCGGCCAGTACGTACTGCAAGAACGGGTCGACCATGAGGTAGCCGACGACGCCGAGGCCGGCGACCAGCAGGGCGAAAAAGCCGGTTCGTACGTCCATGCGCCGAACTGTCGCGTTCAGCACATAAGCCTTGAGGTCGGCGGGCGTGACGGCGACGCTGTCGACGAAACCGTACGGACTGTCGAGCGTCGTCGACGGTCGAGTGCCCTACCGTCGCATCAGGTCCGAGAGTCGGTCGGCGAGACCGGTGTCCGGCCCGAGTTTGAGGTAGTAGGCGTCGCCGCCGTCCTCGTAGTAGTTGTCGATGCGGCGTTTGATCTCGAAGCCGAGGTGTTCGTAGAATCGGAGGGCGTTCTCGTTCGTCGTCCGGGCGTGGCAGGTGACCGATCGGTGGTCGCCCGCGACGCGGGCGATCAGTCGCTTGCCGATTCCTTCGCCCCGGTATTCGGGAGAAACGGCGAGAAAGAGGATGTAGCCGTCACGCCTGACGGCGGCGAAGCCGATCAGCCGTCCGTCCTCGACGTAACAGTGGACCGTCGAGCGCCGATAGGCGTCGGTGAAGAAGTCACGACGCTGCTTGAGGACGCCCTCGTCGCTCCGGATGCGCTCTTTCAGGTCCCAGGCGTCCTCGACGAACTCATCGCTGCCCGGCCCGACGACCCGACTGTCGACGTTGACGCTCACTACCAACCGGTAGCAGGGACGTAAATATAATTCCACCGGCAACCATGTGCGGACGGCCGCCAGCTCGAGCGACGGACATACGACGACGGCCGCCGAACGAGCCGACGATGGAATTCCAACTACGCGAGCACACGGCCGACGTCGCCGTCGCCGCAACGGGCGAGCACCTCGAGGAGGCGTTCGCCGCCACCGCGGACGGACTCGCGGCGGCGTGCTGTGAGAACGTCCCCGACGAGGGAGTGCGGTTCGACCTCTCGGTGACGGCCGAGAGCGACGAGGCCCTGCTGTTCGACTACCTCGACGAACTGATCTACTTGCGGGACGTCCGCGACGAACTCCCCGTCGACAACCGCGTCGAAACGATCGAGCGCCCCGACGGCGACGGCGAGTGGTCGCTCGAGGCCAGCGCCCGCGGCGTCCCTCTCACGGAACTCGACGCCCGCGAGGTGAAAGCGGTCACCTACTCCGAGATGCGACTCGAGGAGGGGCCGGAAGGGTGGGAGGCGTACGTCGTCCTCGACGTGTAAGCCGCCCGGCGTCGAATCCCGAGGCGATCGCGTGAAATCGGCTGTCGAACCCCGAACAGGGACACTTCTTTCACCGAGGGCGATGCACTGTCGTGTATGACCACGTTCGACGCAGACGGCATCACGCTCCAGGAAGTCGAGGAGTACATCTGGGAGATTCCACAGGAAGGCGGGATGCGCGCGCCGGCGCGGGTGTTCGCCAGCGAGCTGTTGCTCGAGGAGATCGCCGGCGACAAGACGCTCGAGCAGCTGAAGAACTCGACGCACCTGCCGGGGATCGCCAAGTACGGCATCTGCATGCCCGACGGCCACCAGGGGTACGGCTTCCCGGTTGGCGGCGTCGGGGCGTTCGACGCCGAAACGGGCTGTATCTCGCCCGGTTCGGTTGGCTACGACATCAACTGCCTCCCGGGCGACACCGACGTCTTGCTCGAGTTCGGACGACGGATCCCGATCGAAGAACTCCGGAACCGATTCGAGGACGAACGAGCGATCGTCGCCGGTGACGAGTCTGTCGCTTCGCCGATACAGCTGTTCACCGAACGCGAGAACGCGGCCGTCTACGAAGTCGAAACCGAGACCGGCGATCGAATCAGGGCAACCGCCGATCATCCGTTCCTGACGCCCGACGGGATGGTCGAACTCGAAGCCCTCTCGGAGGGCGACGACGTGCTGGTACAGCCGTTCCGCGGCCTCGAAGACGAGGAACCAGACGAGTTCACGGTGGTGTCGAAAGACGACTTCGCCGACGAGAACCCACAGCTCGTCCGTTCGCTGGAAGATCGTAATCTCCTTCCACTGAAATCGACCGACGAGGCGTTCAATCGACTGCTCAAGCTCGTGGGGTTTCATACCGGAGACGGGGCGATCGGACACGGTGGACAGACGTGGTTCTACGCCGAACCTGAAGACCTCGAGTCGATCCAGGAAGACATCCGTGCTGTCGGGTTCACCCCGTCGAAAATCTACGAACGGGAGCGATCCCACGAGATAGATGGGAACTCGTTCGAGACCACCGAATACAGCGTCCGTTCGAGCTCGAAGGGATTCCAGAAACTCCTGTGTGAACTCGGCGCACCGGACGGGCGAAAAATCGAGTCCGAGTTTACGACGCCCTGGTACTTCGATCGACTCGCAGACTGGCAAAAAGCGCTGTACGTGTCGGCGTACTTCGGTGCGGAGATGAGTGCGCCGTCAGCCCAACACGACAAGAACCTTTACTGTCCGAAAGTCTCCCAGAATCGGACGGTCGACGCCGCCGACGCAGGCGAACAGTTCATGCGGGAAATCGCCGCATTTCTCGAGGACGTCGGCGTCGAGACGAATCGGATCGAGCGGTTCGAGACGGACTCCAGGGGGAAACGAGAGACGATCAGGCTCCGACTCGGGATAAAGAACGATTCCAAGAATCTGATCCGCTTTTTTTCCACCGTCGGATACCGATACAACCGCCAGAAGCGCACGCAGTCGATCAAAGCGCTCCAATACTTAAAGACGAAAGAGGCCGTTATCGATCGTCGTTCGGAGATCGCCAGGCAGGCGAAAGCGATGGCTGACGGTGGGACGCCAGTCACCGACATCAAGTCCCAGTTCGACGTCAACGAACGATTCATCGAACGAAGCGTCTGGTCGGGACGCAACGGTCGGCCGCGCCCACCGGCCGACTTCCCTGGCTTCGAGGAATACTGTGAGACGGTCACGGTGGATGAGAATCTCACGACCCGAACGCGGATCAGCGCCATCGAACGAGCGGGTGAGTGTTCGGTCTACGACATCGGGGTCACTCACGAGGCGCACAACTTCATCGCCGATGGGTTCGTCGTCTCGAACTGCGGCGTCCGGATGATGCGGACGAACCTCACTTACGACGACCTGCAGGGACACGAGGAGGAGCTCGTCAACTCGCTGTTCGCCAACGTGCCGTCGGGGCTCGGCAAGGGCGGCGTCGTCGAGACGGACGTCGACGAGGTCGAGGAGATCCTCGAGCGCGGCGTCGAATGGGCGCTCGAGAACGGCCACGCCGTCGAGGAGGACCTGTTGTGCTGTGAGGACGAGGGCCACCGCGAGGAGGCCGACGCCTCGAAGATCTCCCAGAAGGCCAAAGAACGGGGGAAAGGACAGGTCGGCTCGCTCGGCTCGGGTAACCACTTCCTCGAGGTCCAGCGCGTCACGGACATCTTCGACGACGAGCGCGGGGCGGCGTTCGGACTCGAGGAAGACCAGATCGTCGTCCTTATTCACTGTGGCTCGCGCGGGCTGGGTCACCAGACCTGTAACGACTACCTGCGAAAGATCGAGAAACAGCACCAGGGCCTGCTGAACCAGCTTCCCGACAGGGAGCTCGCCGCGGCACCCGCGGGCTCACAGCTCGCCGAGGACTACTACGGCGCGATGAACGCGGCGATCAACTTCGCGTGGGTGAACCGTCAGCTCATCATGCACCGCACGCGGCAGGTGTTCGAGCGCGTCTTCGACCGCCCCTGGCAGGAGATGGAGATGGAACTGCTCTACGACGTCGCCCACAACATCGCGAAGAAGGAGACCCACGAGGTCGACGGCGAAGCGGGCGAGTACTTCGTCCACCGGAAGGGGGCGACGCGGGCGTTCCCAGCGGGCCATCCCGAGGTACCCGCCGTCTACCGCGACGTCGGCCAGCCCGTCATCATCCCCGGCAGCATGGGGGCGGGCAGCTACGTGCTGGCGGGCGGCGACCGCTCGATGGAGCTCACGTTCGGCTCGACGGCCCACGGCGCCGGGCGCGTGATGAGCCGCACGCAAGCGAAGAAAGACTACTGGGGCGAGGACGTCAGGGACGAACTCCGCGATCAGCAACAGATCTTCGTCAAAGCCCAGTCCGGCGCGACCGTCGCCGAAGAGGCCCCGGGCGTCTACAAGGACGTCGACGAGGTGGTCCGCGTCTCCGACGAACTCGGCATCGGCGACAAGGTCGCGCGTACCTTCCCGGTCTGTAACATCAAGGGGTGACCCGTTCGGTCGACGACCGCCCGTCCACGTCGGTCACTTCACCCGGTACGGGCTGTCGTCGTCATCGTCATTACCGTCGTCGTAGGGTTTTCTCGCCGTAATCGTTACCGTCGCCTCGGGGTCGTCCTCGTCGGCCCACGGACTGTCGTACGCCGAAAGTTCGACGTCGGTCACTGCCCAGCCTTCGGCCTCGATCAGTTCGACGAGTCGACGCTGGTCCCTGAGCATCTCGTCTTCCATACACGCTCGTTCGCCGGTCGTCACCGTAGTCGTTACGTCGTCGACTGAGACGGACCGTTGTACTGTATTACCGAATCACGACAGACCGTATGACACGCTCGGTCGATCACGGTGGGTCGCGCTTCGGTCGTCGTCCACTCGGATCGAGCGTCCTGACTGGCCGGCCTCACCTCGATCGTGTTGGACACGTAATCATAAAATAAAAGTTGTGTCGGGAACGAAATCACACGTCAGAGGGACCTCTCATGTTACACGACCGTCGTTTACGAACGCTGATGGACGGTGACCGCGCCGCTGGGATTATCAGAATTGGTAATTTGCGGATGAATTTTTTGAAGGGGGACGCTCTCGAGGGAGTCAATGGCTATTGACGAGGCTGATGGAACCGACGCCGGTCACCTCTCCGGGTCCGATCCGTCGGCATCCGAGTCGGACGAACGCGATTCTGCCGGGCCGATACGCGATTCGAGCGTTCGCGTCGGCGAGTACACGTGGGCCGACTTCATGGAGGAGTACGGGCACGGCGACGAGGTGTCCTCGCTGTACGGTCACGGGTCAGCGTCGACGGAGAGTCAACTCGGACTCGAGACCGGTGAATCGGCCGACGTTCCGACCGGGACTGACTGGGACGACGTAACGTTCGATCCAGAGACGTACCTCGGCTATCATCCGGACGACCTCTCCGACCTCATCACTGACGTTTTCGGACCGAACGCGAAGTACCTCAACGACGCCTTCCTCGACTACGTCGACCCCGAGACGACCCCGGTCGTCAAAGACGTTTACACGTGGGAACACTACAAGTGGGAGTACTATTACGACGACGACGGCGCCAGACCACGTACCAAAGATGGGACGATCGAACCGTTTGACGAGGAGGCGGCACTCGGGTTCGATCCGGACGACCTCGAGGCGAAACTGTCCCAGGCCGACGACGTCGCGATGGCTCTCGACGACGTCATCGACGAACGAACGGTCACCGTCAGTGAGGACCTCGACGAAGACGACTTCTTCTCGACCGACGACGGACACACTACCGTCGTCAACCGGTACGACCTCGAGAAGGCGGTCCCGCTCGAGAAGAAGGCGTACTTCCGCGAAGAGGAACGCTACTGGGTGAACAAGCCCTACACGTTCATCATTATTTTCCACTCGGAGAAGGAAAACGAGAAAAAGTACTACGCGATCGAACCGTATCTGAACGAGATCGAAACCGAACTCCAGGAGTTCCTCTCGGGCAAACTCCGAACGGCAATCAAGTACGCTGACGACGGCGTCAAACACACCGCAACCGACGACGACAAGCAGGCCGTCATCGAAACGGAGACGCGAAAACTGCTGAAACGGTACGATCTCTTCGAGAAACCGGACCGTGGTGACGGTGACGGGATCCTCGGATCCGTCACGTCACTGTTCGGAGACGGGGACGACTCAGCGTCCGACACCGGTGCCAGTGACACACCGGCCGGCGACTCGAGTACGCACAGCGACGACGACGAGCAGACGGGTCTCCTCGGAAAAGTGAAGCGTCTGATCAACGACGACGATGCGGAGGCAAGCGCCAACGCCGGAGAGGGCGAGGGCGAATCCGCCGACAAGAGACGAACGGAGCCACTCGGCGAGCTCGACGGCATCGTCACCCGGCCCGAGCCGGTACTCCTGGAGGAGGACTCGGACACGCTGAACGAGTACCAGGTCGAGAAGTTGCTCTACATGCTCAAGCGCAACTTCATCGGCTACGAGCGAATCGATCCCATCAAACACGACATCAACGTCGAGGACATCTCCGTCGACGGTTACAACTCACCCGTCTTCGTCTACCACTCCGAGTACGAACAGATCATCTCGAACATTTACCACGGTGAGAAAGAACTCGACGACTTCGTCGTCAAACTCGCCCAGCGATCCGGGAAGGGGATCAGCAAACGCCTCCCGCAGGTCGACGCGACACTGCCGGACGGTTCGCGTGCGCAGCTGACACTCGGGGCTGAGGTCTCAGACCACGGGACGAACTACACGATCAGGCAGTTCAAGGACGTCCCGTTCACGCCGATCGACCTGATCAACTGGAATACGTTCAGCTTAGACGAGATGGCCTTCCTCTGGCTCTGCATCGAGAACCACAAGAGCCTGATCTTCGCCGGCGGTACCGCGTCCGGGAAGACGACCTCGCTCAACGCGGTCTCGCTCTTTATTCCCTCGAGTACCAAGATCGTCTCCATCGAGGACACTCGCGAGGTCGAACTCCCACAACGGAACTGGATCGCCTCTGTGACGCGACCCTCGTTCTCCGACGACGCCCAGGGTGACGTCGACGAGTTCGACTTACTCGAGGCCGCACTGCGTCAACGACCCGACTACATCGTCATGGGTGAGATCCGTGGTGAGGAGGGTCGGACAGCGTTCCAGGTCATGTCGACGGGGCACACGACGTACACGACGTTCCACGCCGACTCCGTCGACGAGGTGCTGAAACGCTTTACGACCGACCCGATCAACGTCTCGAAGACGATGTTCACGGCCCTGGACCTCGTCTCGATCCAGACCCAGACCCGGGTCCAGGGCCGGAAGGTCCGTCGAAACAAGTCGCTCACCGAGATTAACCACTACGAGGCCGAAAACGACGAGATCAACGTCCAGGACGTCTACCAGTGGCAGGCAGAGACCGACGAGTACCTCAAGATGGGTGACTCGAACATCCTCGATGAGATCCAGTTCGACCGGGGATGGAGCTACGAGAAACTCGAGGAGGAACTGTTCAAACGCCAGGCCATCCTCGCGTACCTGATCAAAAACGGACTCAACACGTATGCACAGGTCGCTGCGACGGTTCAGGCGTTCATCAACGACCCCGAGACGATCCTCACGCTCATCGCGAACGGACAACTCGAGGAGAGTCTCGAGGACCTCCGGACGATGGAAAGCGTCCTGATCGACGTCGATCCGGAAAAGGAAGCCCTCGTTCCCCGGCCGGACGCGACGGACGAGACGTACAATCTCTCACTCGACATTTTAGAGCGGGCCGAGGAGTCGCTGTTCGAGGAGTATCGCGGGAAGGTACCCAGCGGACTTGGCAGCGTCATCGACGACATCGGAGAAGCCGACCCGATCGAGGTCGACAGGGCTGACGTCGACGAGTTCGACTTCGAGGGCGAAGTCGACGACGGCGTCGAGGAAGCTGAGTGGGAACTCGGCGACGGATCGGCCGAGTTCACGTTCGACGACGACGTCGGAACTGAACCACCGTCGTGGCTCGAGGACGACAGCGGATTCGTGGTCGCCGATACCGCCGACGCGTCGGCCGACGACGCCGAACCGGCGGATGCCAGCGCCGATGCTGACGGGGAGGCGCCGGAGCGACCGCAACTCGAGGCGGCGCAGCCGACCACCGACGAGGCGGAGGCGGCGGACTCCGAAACTGCTGTACCGGCGAGTGAGGGGGCAGCCGGCGACTCCGCTGCGGACGGTCACCGGTCGGCGGTCGAGTCGTCGACAGGCGAGGAAGAATCCGACGGCGACGAGACACTCGACCTCGAGACGGATGCCGCCCCCGCCGGGACCGGGTTTGGATTCGAGAGCGAGGACGAGGATGACGACGACGTGGGGAGTCTCTTCGAGGACATGGGGAGTACGCTCGAGGAACTCGAGCGTGCTGAGTCCGCCACCGAATCTGCTTCTGGGTCGTCGGCTGACGCCGACGACGATCCCGAATCGATAGCGGAGCAGGACGCACTCGACTCGATCTTCGCCGACGACGAATTGGAACCCGAGTCCACGACGAAGGGCGACCCCTCGAGTGAGGAGCCCTCGAGTGAGGAGCCCGAGTCCACCGACGGCGAACCGTCGACGGAGACGGCCGACACCGCCGTCCCGGAGCAGGACATCGACGCTGACCGCTCGGTGAACGCTGCCGATTCCGTTGTGGACGAGGCGATGTTCGAAGAGGGGGCCACCGACGACGAGGCCGCTGGCGACGAGTCAGTCGACCGTGACGACGCCCCGCCCGGCGAACGCGCCGATACGCCGACGTCGGTCTTTGAGGACGCACCCGAGTCGATCTTCAGCGACGAGTCGGACGAGGACGAAACCGACGGCGGATCGCTGTTCGACGACGCTGCCGACTCCCCGTTCGAGCGTGCGGAGTCGTCGGCCTCCAGTGACGAGGAGGACGACGCATGAGCCTGAAGGTGGGCGGTGAGTCGAACAGTGGCGTCGCCACGAGTTCCGACGCGCTGGGCGACGCGTTCTACCCGCTCTACGACAGACTGTTCGACGAAGACAGCGGCTTCGTCCGCGACGTTGAGCAGAAACTCGCTCAGTCCCGGATGACCGACACGGTCGAACTCTACCTCGCCCGGTCACTCGGCGTCGGATTCATCAGCGGCCTCCTGCTCTGGCTGCTCGGGCTGGTCCTCGGGTACGTGATCTTCGTCACTGGGCTCGTCACCGTCGACACCCTCATCGGGATGCCAGTTCGGGACCCGGCGATCATCGAACTCCTCGAGATGCTTCGGATCCCTGCACTGGTCGTCGTCACCGGCTTGGTGTTCGGGGTGATCGGGTTCGCACTCGGGTTCGGCTCGCTGGTCGCCGTCCCGTACTCCCGCGCCTCCGCGCGTAACCGGGAGATCAACATGCTGTTGACCGACTCGGTGTCGTACATGTACGCGCTCTCGGTCGGTGGGCTCAACCAGCTCGAGATCCTCGAGGCGATGGCGGAGGCCGAGGACACCTACGGCGAGGTGTCAAAGGAGTTTCAGAGCATCGTCCAGGAGACGGAGTACTTCGACATCGACTACCGGACGGCCGTCCGGAAACAGGCGATCGAGACACCGAGCGACGAACTCTCGCAGTTTCTGACCGACATGCTCTCGATCATCAACAGCGGCGGGGACATGGAGAGCTTCTTAGAGGACAAGAAAGAAAAGCACATGCGGACGGCCAAACAGCAACAGGAACAGATCCTCGACACGCTCGAGCTGTTCGGCGAGATGTACATGACGCTCTCGCTGTTCCCGTTACTGATGATCATCCTGATGGTGATCATGCAGATCATGCCGGATACGGACGTGTCGAACACGATGCTCTACCTGGTCGTCTATGCGCTGATTCCGCTGGTGGGAGTCGGCTTCATCGTCCTGGTTTCGACGGTCAAGATCGACGACCCTGGCGACGGCTACCTCTCGTTCGATGGCGGTGGCGACCGCCGGGTCGAACGCGCCGGCGGCGGATTGCTCGACCTCGGACTGATCGAGCAGTTCACCGGCGGTCACAGCGTCTTCGACCGGATCAAAAGTCGAGAGGGGACACACGAAACGATTCAGATCCTCCGGCAGCCACATCACTTCTTCAGAGAACAACCGCTGTACACGCTCGCGTTGACGGTGCCGACTGCACTGGTCGTCGTCGTCACGGCGATGGTGAGCGGTTCGGCACCGACGACGTGGGAGGGACTCGTCGACAACGCCGTCTGGGGGACGTTCATCTACCTCTACGTTCCCGCGTATCTGACGATGATTCCGCTCGCGATCTTCCGCGAGTGGAACCTCCGCTCGCGAAAAGGCGTCACCGGAACGCTCTCTGAGGATCTGCGAAAGCTCTCGAGTGCGAACGACACCGGCCAGACGTTGCTCGAGTCGCTCGACTCGGTTGCGGAGACCTCGAACGGGAAGCTGTCCCGTGAGTTCGAGGAGATGCACACCAAAGTCAAATACGGAATGAGTCTGGGTGAGGCGCTGATCGAGTTCAACAACAAGTATCACATGCCGCGGCTGGCTCGCACCGTCAGGCTCATCGAGAAGGCACAGGAGGCCTCGAACGAGATCTCTGACGTCCTTCGGACGGCCGCCGTCGCGAGCGAGAACCACGACGACATCGAGCGAGATCGGAAGGCGCGGACGATGATGCAGGTTGCCATCATCATCATGACGTTCATGACGATGCTCGCGGTGATGGCGATCTTGCAGACGCAGTTCATCGACACGTTTGCCACGCTCGACACCGGTAACGGTGGCGCTGACGCAGGTGGCGGTGCCGACGGACTGGAACTGGACGTCAACACGGATCTGCTGTCGATGCTGTTCTTCCACGCGGTGACGTTCCAGGCGATCCTCTCGGGATTCATCAGCGGCTACATCCGCGACGCAGACCTGATGAGCGGCCTGAAGTACGCGATCGTGCTGGTCACGGTCGCACTCGTCGTGTGGGCGGTGATCTCCTGAAATGACCCGAAAACGCACTCCCACGGTGTCGATTTCGCTTTCCGACCGCGGCCAGACGACGCAGGATTTCGCCGTCGGTATCGGGCTGTTCCTGCTCGCCATCGCGTTCGTGTTCACGTACGTCCCGACGCTCATCACGCCGTTTTCGACGCCGGTTGGCGGGGCAGAGACGGCCCAGGCCGACCGGATCGCGGCGACGATCGTCGACGACCTCTCGGTGGACACCGACGGCGCGAACGAACTGAATCTGACGGCGTTCGACGAGCGGTACGAAAGTGAGGAGGACCGAATCGAGAACCTCGGGCTCAGGTCGACCACGACGGCCGACGGCGACCCTATCGCGATCGATCGAGTAAACGTCACGATCTACTCACTCAACGAATCGACCGGCGGTAATGACCTTCCCGTCACGGCTGGCGACGACTACGATGAGGGACAGGCGACCTCGAGCGCCTCGCGGATCGTCACGATCGACCCGGCTGAAGGCGACGACTACGAGTGCAACCCCGCCTGCCGACTCTCCGTGAGGGTATGGTAACATGAGACGCCGACAGTCGCGTTCGGACCGCGGGCAGGCGTACACTCTCGAGGGCTTTATCGGCTCGATGGCGGTCTTGCTGGCGGTGTTGCTCGCCATGCAGGCGGTCGTGATCACGCCGACGACCGGCGGGACGATCGACCGATCCATTCAGGCCCAACAACAGCAGGAGCTCCAGGACTCGCTGGTCGTCGCCGACGCCGAGGGGAACCTGTCGGCGATGGTTCGTCACTGGGAAATCAACGAATCGACTGCACCCTCGGTCACCTTCGAGAACGAAAGTCTCGGACTTCCACAAGGGACGTACGAACCGTCGGCGTTCGAGGAACGGTTCCTCCTGGGAGAAATCCTGGGCGAACGGTTCGCGGAAGGCGACGGCCGTAACTACAACGTCGAACTGCACCACCAGAACGAGAGCGACGACGAACCCGTGAAACTGGTCTACCAGGGCCAGCCGGACACCAACGCGTTCACCGCGAGCAAGATCGTGACGCTGTACGACGATCAGCACCTGACAGGAGATGAGAGTACGAGTGAGACCCTCGGTGAAGTCTACGAGGGGTACCCGGACGAGTCACCGATACCGAACGTCGACGACGACCAGACCATCTACAACGTCGTGGAGGTGCGCGTCGTCGTATGGTGACCGAACGACACGACCGCGGCCAGCTGATCCTCATCACTGCGATCGCCGTCGCGTTCATCCTCTTAGCCATCGTCATCGTCTTCAACGGTCTCCTGTTCACCCAGACGATCGCCTCCGA
This portion of the Natronobeatus ordinarius genome encodes:
- a CDS encoding type II secretion system F family protein; protein product: MSLKVGGESNSGVATSSDALGDAFYPLYDRLFDEDSGFVRDVEQKLAQSRMTDTVELYLARSLGVGFISGLLLWLLGLVLGYVIFVTGLVTVDTLIGMPVRDPAIIELLEMLRIPALVVVTGLVFGVIGFALGFGSLVAVPYSRASARNREINMLLTDSVSYMYALSVGGLNQLEILEAMAEAEDTYGEVSKEFQSIVQETEYFDIDYRTAVRKQAIETPSDELSQFLTDMLSIINSGGDMESFLEDKKEKHMRTAKQQQEQILDTLELFGEMYMTLSLFPLLMIILMVIMQIMPDTDVSNTMLYLVVYALIPLVGVGFIVLVSTVKIDDPGDGYLSFDGGGDRRVERAGGGLLDLGLIEQFTGGHSVFDRIKSREGTHETIQILRQPHHFFREQPLYTLALTVPTALVVVVTAMVSGSAPTTWEGLVDNAVWGTFIYLYVPAYLTMIPLAIFREWNLRSRKGVTGTLSEDLRKLSSANDTGQTLLESLDSVAETSNGKLSREFEEMHTKVKYGMSLGEALIEFNNKYHMPRLARTVRLIEKAQEASNEISDVLRTAAVASENHDDIERDRKARTMMQVAIIIMTFMTMLAVMAILQTQFIDTFATLDTGNGGADAGGGADGLELDVNTDLLSMLFFHAVTFQAILSGFISGYIRDADLMSGLKYAIVLVTVALVVWAVIS
- a CDS encoding DUF7287 family protein; this encodes MTRKRTPTVSISLSDRGQTTQDFAVGIGLFLLAIAFVFTYVPTLITPFSTPVGGAETAQADRIAATIVDDLSVDTDGANELNLTAFDERYESEEDRIENLGLRSTTTADGDPIAIDRVNVTIYSLNESTGGNDLPVTAGDDYDEGQATSSASRIVTIDPAEGDDYECNPACRLSVRVW
- a CDS encoding DUF7288 family protein, with the protein product MRRRQSRSDRGQAYTLEGFIGSMAVLLAVLLAMQAVVITPTTGGTIDRSIQAQQQQELQDSLVVADAEGNLSAMVRHWEINESTAPSVTFENESLGLPQGTYEPSAFEERFLLGEILGERFAEGDGRNYNVELHHQNESDDEPVKLVYQGQPDTNAFTASKIVTLYDDQHLTGDESTSETLGEVYEGYPDESPIPNVDDDQTIYNVVEVRVVVW